ATGGAATCCCCAGCATATTGGCTACGAATATATAAAACAAAAGCGTATAAGCCAATGCAATGAATCTTCCGCCTTTATCCCAGGCCATGTTGGATGTAATGATGTATCTTGAAAAATCCATGACCCACTCAATGAAATTTTGCAAACCGGTCGGTCGCATCGCGAGCTTTCTCGCACCAATAATGCTGAAGGTCGCTACGATAATCGCCGCAATGGTCGACATGAATACCACAGAAAAACTAAAATGCAGATCAAAACCGCCGATCTCCCAGGTCAAGGTTAAATCCTCATGCACGTTGTTCACCTCTCTTTTTGTAATTGTAGAAACATATCCACCATAACGTAGATATAAAGCACGGCGTACCCTGCCAAAATAGCGATCAAATGGAACATATCGGGGAAAGTCAGGGCAATGGCAACAATCATAACTATTAGACCATACCGAATAACAAGCCCAAACACCGTAACCAGGTAGGAAGCAATCCCCGGCGATTTCCTTGTCGTTATTCTGTCGATCACTAGCGCTTTCAAATAGATGGTAGTAAAGCTGAACAAGCAAGCAGCGATACCGATTAAGATGCTAAAAATAACAGAATGATATGCAGTCAGGAATAAAGCAGCTACACTTATTAAATAAACGATCGCCACTGTCCAATAGTAATGCTTGATTCGGTGTCGCAACAGCGGCATTAGTCATCATCCCCCAAGAAAGGTTTGACCGCTCGTACAACACCATAGAAACCTGCAATAACGCCCATCAATAAACCGATAAGTACGAAGATGGGCGTGGTATCAAACTGTTCGTCCAACCAATATCCCAGCAAGACCCCGCCTACGATCGACCCAACGAGTGAAGACAAGATAGCTGAGACCAGCACCGAACTGCGCCACAGGTTACGCTTGCCGTTCCCTTTGGCCATGGAGTTTCTCCCTTCGACCATAATCCCATTGTAAGTAATGAATCACCAATCAGATATCCTTAGCTATCTTACAATAGGGACCACCTCCTGTCAACGGCTCCAATCGGTTTAAAAGCGGGAGAACGGCAAAGATTTCGGCGTAATTTCAATATGTCAAAACGATGACAATTGCAGCATACCCTCACTAATTTTCGAGAACCGCAATTTGCGTTTCCAGCGTGTCTTCGCGATCTTTATATTTCGCATAGACGATGACATGGTAGATGCCTGGCTCCAAATGAATCTCATCTGCATGGAATTCTTTTTCGAATGGTCCTTCGGGAAGATTTGTTTGGCGGTCAAGGGTTCCCACATACGCGAACGTATCCGGCTCATAAAGGGTGATCTCTAGTTCTTCAGCACCACCTGGCAAGAAAACTTCATACATCCAATAGTCGCGGTCGGGTACTTTTGCAAATTGAAATCCGCTTAGCCGCGGATAATCCGGCTCGTCACTAAAGAGGAGAAATGGAAGGGTGACGTCTTCCCTCCCGCCACTCACGTTGATTTCCCCATCTATACGCTTGAAATCAATGATATCCGGTTGGATTTCAACTTTAATGGTTGCTGTTTGCTTTTCTCCCGGTTCTAATGTGATTGGCATCGGCATTTTCCAATTCAACCCGGTACCTAAGGAAGTCGGAACATCGAATGAATACGTGCGTTGGTACGCGCTTTGATTCTCAATCGTGATGTCTCTTTCCAGACGCTGATTTGATTCGTCTGCTTCCCATACGCCAAAAGACAGCGCTCCCGGGTAAACGAGCGTATCATTTTCAATCGCCGCGCCAATGTCCACACGTCCCGCCCCTTGGACAAACGGTGGATAAGTCTCTCCTTCATCGGTAGAAAGTGAGATCGCCGTATTCATAAGCGTCGCTTTCACCTGTTCCGGCCCCCAATCCGGATGCGCTTGTTTTATCAGTGCCGCCGCCCCTGCAATGTGTGGCGCTGCCATGCTCGTGCCGTCTAATTCCTGATAGCCTTGAGGTACGGTGCTATCAATATCTACACCGGGCGCGACCACATCTGGTTTAATATCCCATGTTTGGGTCACGGGTCCGCGGGAACTGAACATAGCCATATGATCGGTTTCTTCTACATAAATGGTTTCAATGATCACCTCCTCGTTTTCATTTTCGTTTATTGTTTTTTTTAAGTGATTGCCTGCTTTGTTGTCTATAGCCGCTGCGGTCACGTTCATCTCTTCTTCCATCCCGGCCATAAACGGTCCCGGCACGTTATTCATAAGCAAAACTGCGTCAGCTCCGGCATCGCTCGCGTTTTCTATTTTCGTTTGGATCGGAATGCCTCCGCGTTCAATCAATACTGCGCGGCCACGCACATTTGCCAAGTCTTCCGGCAAGCCAAGACCCCCGTCAACAATATTTATCCGTCTCTTCATATCCCAGGGATTGGTCCCTTGAATAGGTTGCATATCCACCTCGCGATCTTCTTCATTAATCTCGGGTACCGTTAATTGCGGTACTTTTAATGGGGGAGTTGAAGCACCCACGGAAATCGATTTTTCCGATGTCCCGGGTGAACCTACGCTCCACATGTCAGGGCCGCTGTTGCCACTCGAAGTAACCGTGATTATTCCGGCTTCCGCCGCTTCGTCCAACGCTTTGCTCGTCGGCCAATCCGGGCCGTTGACAGGGTTTCCTAATGATAGGTTCAGAACATCTACCCCATCAACTACCGCGCGATCAATCGCTTCGAGAATTTGCTCCGTGGAGCCTTGCCCTTCAGGGCCCAACGCCCGGTATGCATAGAGGTCCGCATCTGGAGCCATCCCCCGCACACTTCCATTCGCAGCGATAATTCCGGCAACGTGTGTCCCGTGAAAAGTAATCGCTTTACTCTTGACTTTCGTCTCCATCGGATCATGATCATCATCAATAACATCATAACCACCCGCGTAATTTTTTTGTAAATCGGGATGATTGTAATCAATGCCAGTGTCGATAAGCCCCACCTTCACCCCGTGTCCGTTAAGTTGAATGCCTAAGTCGTCAAGTTGCGTCCGTATATCTTCCGCCCCTATAAAGGGCACACTTTCCCGTAAGGCATGATCATATTGAACACTTTCGTCGACCCGGCTTACGCCCGGAACGTTTCTCAATTGATCGGCACTTGTCTCCGGAAGCGTGTAAGCCATGCCGAGAAAAGCGTTTGAAAATATGTAATCTGGCTCGTAATCTGTACGTTCTTGAATCTCCTCCTGAACGGCTTCCGGGTCATCATCCACGTGTACGATCATGGTTTTCGTCTCTTCCTGACCCTGAACATTACTGCCGGTTCCTAACGCTAGAATGGAGAAAGCAAGGATAAATAATAAACGCCACCGAAGTTCCATGTGAGCCCTCCTTTGCGTCTGTCGTCATCCGCCTCCTTGGAAACGAATGTAGGACTCCCATAGTTTGTACGCTCCCTGAAAAATTCATGCAGATGGAAAGGGAGAGCGATCAGATCCCCCGGGAGCCATAAACCTTCCATGGTTACCATAACAAGAGTGCCCAAGTTGATTCGGGCTTCATAAAGCGTTCATGTTGGCCTCGTATTGGATTTACGCTACGGTTTCAGGCATCATAAACCGCTCATGGCGACCGGAATAGAAGTTATCTAGCTGGTTCAGGCTTCATGAAACCTTCGGGATGACCATAACAGGCGTTACCCTGCGTTTAGTCGTCGTAACCATTTGCCTTCGCGAAATTGAAGCTCGCCTAGACTCTCCTCTCTTCCATCAAAAAAACCGCCACTTTCTCATGGCGGTCTTCGTCTTTCTTTTATTTTGTTCCGAAGAGGCGATCGCCTGCATCTCCCAAGCCGGGAACGATGTAGCCTTCTTCATCAATCTTTTCATCCAACGCGGCGAGATAAATATCAACGTCCGGATGTGCTTTTTGAACTTCTCCGACACCTTCGGGAGCCGCGATTAAGCACATCAATTTCATGTTGCGTGCGCCTCGTTGCTTCAGTGCATCGATTGCTGCTACAGCGGACCCCCCGGTGGCAAGCATAGGATCAATGACAATGAGATCACGCTCTTCAATATCTTTTGGGAGCTTAATATAATATTCGTGGGGCATGAACGTCTCCGGATCGCGGTAAAGTCCTACATGACCAACCCTGACGTTCGGCATTAACTTAAGTATTCCGTCCATCATTCCCAATCCGGCCCGCAAGATCGGGATAAGCCCCAGCTTTTTGCCCGCAATCACTTTCGACGTGGAAGGCCCGACCGGTGTATTAACGGTCACTTCCTCGAGGGTTAAATCCCTTGTAATCTCAAAAGCCATCAAGCTGCCGACTTCATCCACCAGTTCGCGAAACTGTTTCGTCCCGGTCGATACATCTCGGATATATGTAAGTTTATGTTGGATCAGGGGGTGGTCAAATACGTATATTTTTCCCAAGCGATTCACTCTCCTTTAAGTATCCGCATCTTATATCCTTCAAAATTGTACAGAAAAAAAGAACCAGCATCAAGCAGCGACCTGCCATGATGATGGACAGGTCGCTAACAATCACACGTTATTCATATAATGGATGCTTATTCGTCAAGGCGCTCACGCGTTCACGTGCTTCTTGTTGCTTCGTGTCATCATCCATATTTTTTAACACTAAGCCAAACAACGCGCCGATTTCATCCATCTCTTCCTCTTTAAAACCACGTGTCGTAACCGCTGCTGTGCCTAGTCGAATGCCGCTCGTAACAAACGGGCTTTCAGGATCGAAAGGCACCGCGTTTTTATTCGCGGTCAAACCTGCCTCATCCAATGCTTTTTCAGCTGCTTTTCCGGTCAGATTCAAACTTTGCAAGTCCAAAAGCAACAGGTGATTATCGGTGCCGCCGGAAACAAGGTCGATGCCTTCGTTTCGCAAAGCCTCTCCAAGCCGTTTGGCATTTTTTATAATTTGATCTGCATACGTGGCAAAAGCAGGCTCCAGAGCTTCTTTAAAAGAAACAGCTTTTGAAGCAATCACATGCATGAGCGGTCCGCCTTGCATCCCCGGGAACACCGACTTGTCGATTTTCTTCGCGAATGCTTCTTCACACAGAATCAGCCCGCCCCGAGGGCCCCGCAATGTTTTATGTGTCGTCGTTGTGACGAATTGGGCGTGAGGGACAGGGTTCTGATGTTTGCCCGCGGCAACAAGGCCGGCAATATGGGCCATATCGACCATGAGATACGCGCCTACGTCATCGGCAATTTCACGGAATTTCTTGAAATCAATTTCCCGCGGGTACGCAGAGGCGCCGGCAACGATTAATTTCGGGGTATGTTCACGAGCAATCTCCTGTACTTTATCGTAATTGATTCGCTGATCGTCCTCGTTCACGCCGTAGTCCACAAAATGGTATTGAATGCCGCTAAAATTGACGGGACTTCCATGTGTAAGATGGCCGCCATGGGATAAATTCATGCCAAGCACGGTGTCCCCAGGTTCCAAAATGGTAGAATAAACTGCCATGTTCGCCTGGGCACCGGAATGTGGCTGGACATTGGCATGTTCGGCACCGAAAAGTTCTTTTGCGCGATCTCGGGCTAAATTCTCGGCTACGTCGACATATTCACAACCCCCATAATAACGGCGCCCCGGATAACCCTCCGCATATTTATTCGTCAGCACCGACCCTTGGGCTTCCATGACTGCTTCGCTCGTAAAGTTTTCGGAAGCGATCAATTCAATTTTATTTTTTTGCCGAAATCGTTCATCTTCAATGGCGGCAAAAATTTGCGGATCTTGTTGCTTAACGTTTTTCATGTATCCTTTCCGCTCCTTTCCAAGCTTAAAAGATGTATGTTTTTTCTCCCGGTGATAAGCGCCCGTAAAACTCCCGCATCAAACCCGTAAGCGGGAGATAACGGGCGCTATCACCCCGATTCATTCAACTAACCATCAGAGGGGGATAAAAAGAATCCCATCTGATGGAAGTCTCCCTTTATTTTAACACGAGAAAGCCCACGTGGGCAGATACGTTTTTTAATTGGATTACGTTCCGGGATCGGGATAACTCGCACGCGGACCGCCGATATATTTCGGGCGTGTACGTGCCATCGTCACGGGGGCTTGGCCAATAAAAGCTTCACTGCCGCGAACGGGAACAGCGACATGCTTTACGTGCATCCCGATCAACGTTGCGCCGATGTCAATGCCTGCATCCGCACGAACAGTTTCCGCAACAACCATGTTTTCCCCCTGATCATAGGCATATGTCGCGAGCGATCCTCCTGCTCGACGGCAGGGGATGACTGACACAATTTCCAAATCATGTTTTTCAGCGTAATCACGCGAGACGATAAGGGCACGGTTTATGTGTTCACACCCTTGATATGCGACGAAACATCCTACTTTTTTACGAAAGCGCTCAATAGCATGAAAAACATCCGCCGCGATTGCTTCTGAGCCTGCGCTGCCGATACGCTCGCCCGCGATTTCACTCGTACTAGCACCTACGACGAGCAAGGAGCTCGGGGATAGTTGTGCTTGGGCGTTTAATTCATGCAAAAGATCCTCCAAAACTTCTGCCTTCGTTTTCATCTCCCTCCCCCCTCTTTCTCATTGCTCCGTCTCCATCACTTTTTGAATTCTGCTCGCGTGTCGGCCCCCTTCAAATTCAGTGGTAAGCCATTTCTCAACGATTGCTTTTGCAAGGCCGGGCCCGATGACTCTTTCACCCATGGCTAGCACATTTGCTTGGTTATGAAGCCTGGACATTTCTGCACTGAATACGTCATTTACGAGCGCACAACGGATACCGGGAACTTTGTTCGCCGTCATCGACATCCCGATTCCCGTGCCGCAGATAAGGATTCCCAAATCGTATTTTCCGTCCGCTACCTGCTGAGCCACAGGTTTTGCGAAATCCGGGTAGTCCACACTTTCTGAGCCGTCCGTGCCAACATCATTATATTCAATTCCTAATCGCTCGAATAAAGGGAAGATTTCTTTTTTAAGCGCCCAGCCGGCATGATCTGAGCCAATGATAATTTTCATCTTCTAAAGCAGCTCCTTTCGGTTCTATGAACGCTTCTATTCGATACGTTCCAACATTTGTTTGATTTGCTCCGCGGTCCGTCGATACTCATCAAGGTCCCCGCCAACCGGATCTGTTATGTCTTCGTGAGCACCGCCCGCGGTTGCCAACGTCATAATTTTATTTTTATGTTCAGGATATTGTTGTTCCATTTGCAAAGCTTGTGCCTGTGTCATTGCCCATACGTGATCCGCCCATTCCAACAGCGACCCTGTTAATCGTTCAGCATGGTGCTCATCCAATGTTGCTCCATGTTCACGGACAACGATGCGCGCGTGAGGTGTAGCCGGGCTAGCTGCTAGCGCTTGCGTACCGGCCGATTTCACTTCAATGCCTGTCTCTTTCGCAGCTAACAGCGCCTCGGCCATCGGACTGCGGCACGTGTTGCCCGTACAAACGAGCAAGACCCGTTTTACGGCCATTCTTTTTCCTCCTCGATCTCTGCTTTATCCCGGTGTATAAGCACCGCTATTCCGGAGCTCAGCCATCGGAAGCCGGAGGTCGGAAGATCATTCTTTCCTGGAAAAGAGTCTTCCGACCTCTGGCCTCTGCATCTGACCTCCGTCTAAGGGGCGACTAACACCCCGGCTGCGACGCACAGGAGGTGCTAGTGCCGGCATTGCCACAGGACGTGGTGGTTTTAGCCAGCGTACCTTTTTAACCATCAAAGGGGGGCGAAACCGCGCCTCTGATGGAAGTTCATCGTATGTTCATTTTAACATAAATGGATGGTTCCTGCCGCTGGAAAGAACATGCGTCCTCTCCATTGAACTTATAAGCCCATAAATAAGGAGCGAAACGTATTTAACCCATATAGTAAAAGAATCATGCCGCCCAATAATTCACTCCAACTACCGATACGACGGCGAGTCAATGTTGCAAACTTCAGCCCCGCCCACGTTAAGACGGCACTCGTTATGCCAAACACGAAAATAACCGCCACTGTTTCAGCACCAAGGATTCCGAGTGAAATACCAATGGAAAAACTATCCAAACTAACAATGAATGCAAATAAACATAAGCCTATTCCATGTAATTTCACGATTGGTTTTTCTTTGCTTTTGCGACTTGACCTCATCATTTGAAACCCAATCCATATAAGAATAACCCCTGCGATACAATG
The Salicibibacter kimchii DNA segment above includes these coding regions:
- a CDS encoding ATP synthase subunit I, translated to MPLLRHRIKHYYWTVAIVYLISVAALFLTAYHSVIFSILIGIAACLFSFTTIYLKALVIDRITTRKSPGIASYLVTVFGLVIRYGLIVMIVAIALTFPDMFHLIAILAGYAVLYIYVMVDMFLQLQKER
- a CDS encoding AtpZ/AtpI family protein; translated protein: MAKGNGKRNLWRSSVLVSAILSSLVGSIVGGVLLGYWLDEQFDTTPIFVLIGLLMGVIAGFYGVVRAVKPFLGDDD
- a CDS encoding S8 family serine peptidase, whose translation is MELRWRLLFILAFSILALGTGSNVQGQEETKTMIVHVDDDPEAVQEEIQERTDYEPDYIFSNAFLGMAYTLPETSADQLRNVPGVSRVDESVQYDHALRESVPFIGAEDIRTQLDDLGIQLNGHGVKVGLIDTGIDYNHPDLQKNYAGGYDVIDDDHDPMETKVKSKAITFHGTHVAGIIAANGSVRGMAPDADLYAYRALGPEGQGSTEQILEAIDRAVVDGVDVLNLSLGNPVNGPDWPTSKALDEAAEAGIITVTSSGNSGPDMWSVGSPGTSEKSISVGASTPPLKVPQLTVPEINEEDREVDMQPIQGTNPWDMKRRINIVDGGLGLPEDLANVRGRAVLIERGGIPIQTKIENASDAGADAVLLMNNVPGPFMAGMEEEMNVTAAAIDNKAGNHLKKTINENENEEVIIETIYVEETDHMAMFSSRGPVTQTWDIKPDVVAPGVDIDSTVPQGYQELDGTSMAAPHIAGAAALIKQAHPDWGPEQVKATLMNTAISLSTDEGETYPPFVQGAGRVDIGAAIENDTLVYPGALSFGVWEADESNQRLERDITIENQSAYQRTYSFDVPTSLGTGLNWKMPMPITLEPGEKQTATIKVEIQPDIIDFKRIDGEINVSGGREDVTLPFLLFSDEPDYPRLSGFQFAKVPDRDYWMYEVFLPGGAEELEITLYEPDTFAYVGTLDRQTNLPEGPFEKEFHADEIHLEPGIYHVIVYAKYKDREDTLETQIAVLEN
- the upp gene encoding uracil phosphoribosyltransferase, whose protein sequence is MGKIYVFDHPLIQHKLTYIRDVSTGTKQFRELVDEVGSLMAFEITRDLTLEEVTVNTPVGPSTSKVIAGKKLGLIPILRAGLGMMDGILKLMPNVRVGHVGLYRDPETFMPHEYYIKLPKDIEERDLIVIDPMLATGGSAVAAIDALKQRGARNMKLMCLIAAPEGVGEVQKAHPDVDIYLAALDEKIDEEGYIVPGLGDAGDRLFGTK
- the glyA gene encoding serine hydroxymethyltransferase, which gives rise to MKNVKQQDPQIFAAIEDERFRQKNKIELIASENFTSEAVMEAQGSVLTNKYAEGYPGRRYYGGCEYVDVAENLARDRAKELFGAEHANVQPHSGAQANMAVYSTILEPGDTVLGMNLSHGGHLTHGSPVNFSGIQYHFVDYGVNEDDQRINYDKVQEIAREHTPKLIVAGASAYPREIDFKKFREIADDVGAYLMVDMAHIAGLVAAGKHQNPVPHAQFVTTTTHKTLRGPRGGLILCEEAFAKKIDKSVFPGMQGGPLMHVIASKAVSFKEALEPAFATYADQIIKNAKRLGEALRNEGIDLVSGGTDNHLLLLDLQSLNLTGKAAEKALDEAGLTANKNAVPFDPESPFVTSGIRLGTAAVTTRGFKEEEMDEIGALFGLVLKNMDDDTKQQEARERVSALTNKHPLYE
- a CDS encoding TIGR01440 family protein, with the protein product MKTKAEVLEDLLHELNAQAQLSPSSLLVVGASTSEIAGERIGSAGSEAIAADVFHAIERFRKKVGCFVAYQGCEHINRALIVSRDYAEKHDLEIVSVIPCRRAGGSLATYAYDQGENMVVAETVRADAGIDIGATLIGMHVKHVAVPVRGSEAFIGQAPVTMARTRPKYIGGPRASYPDPGT
- the rpiB gene encoding ribose 5-phosphate isomerase B, which codes for MKIIIGSDHAGWALKKEIFPLFERLGIEYNDVGTDGSESVDYPDFAKPVAQQVADGKYDLGILICGTGIGMSMTANKVPGIRCALVNDVFSAEMSRLHNQANVLAMGERVIGPGLAKAIVEKWLTTEFEGGRHASRIQKVMETEQ
- a CDS encoding low molecular weight protein arginine phosphatase codes for the protein MAVKRVLLVCTGNTCRSPMAEALLAAKETGIEVKSAGTQALAASPATPHARIVVREHGATLDEHHAERLTGSLLEWADHVWAMTQAQALQMEQQYPEHKNKIMTLATAGGAHEDITDPVGGDLDEYRRTAEQIKQMLERIE
- a CDS encoding manganese efflux pump MntP family protein, which encodes MTELLSTLLLAIVLGMDAFSMAMALGFQSFRIHAVKASMVVGLFHMFMPLVGIGIGHGLANVYSLDAVHCIAGVILIWIGFQMMRSSRKSKEKPIVKLHGIGLCLFAFIVSLDSFSIGISLGILGAETVAVIFVFGITSAVLTWAGLKFATLTRRRIGSWSELLGGMILLLYGLNTFRSLFMGL